In Rhea pennata isolate bPtePen1 chromosome 8, bPtePen1.pri, whole genome shotgun sequence, one genomic interval encodes:
- the LOC134143747 gene encoding maestro heat-like repeat-containing protein family member 7 codes for MERCPGVSMRTGVKEEDGPPSCPMEACEEAEQADVVLRAIEGMKDSSAYNTSAATHVLEDMMGYCAAKPEHLQLTVAHIYEHLPGISEAAARDMLKTFLLRLTCHYPSEVVTGLLSCSPTCDSVAVAMWEVMVSQSLTAEKVLQELLCVLQERPFCKPGTTIKDLSCILPLTATRALNIILLQHTCKQQVKALFPRLYLALFFQLSFTIVCAQEDIPAFSREGKLMPHRPVRVVVQAMQALLCCSGYREQVTAMQQRGGWDMISQPETHLTGVTLLARQMQGNPLEERTEVFLNLSVALRGKDRCQEIPSMAFFIELLQCPDLCAADDEVALSLCQEQLGNERRVMRWLALRGLLFLSERPATARKMQKLIPDMVKQLQDADGETDAKALVVLSNVLHHITPSQSSRLAVHLAHDLLSLFSSEVRAVRELAMQLFGELLSRAAGSERQQMKQVARQGLLPLFLHLSDPHPGVAQAAQAVLVDAAKLLRWKQLRKLAERAQIWGIGEYLVRNAGPVASEYVSCSCRYLEDPRMPLREQAAYFLVLQRLENDSSPTVRFLATFQLVVEGKPTAKAAASSSLREKAAKGELRRSKERHPVKLLQSREELPLPMLSGSGAAPKQEETEKTTAASLLPPCPGSSPRTKEASKKKPTPPGTSTAALAALAAPEGSRRLVHTTKEASKQKSMPPARSTAVLAVPEGCRRLLQETWRLSAQWEQKQSLGSLYRERHKQAQAEWAAWKACLAGEEREPAQPTQSVLPWQSAATETRCSAGWIPVQAKLLAPPNQPHAD; via the exons TACAACACCTCAGCGGCAACACACGTGCTCGAGGATATGATGGGATACTGCGCTGCCAAGCCAGAACAC TTGCAGCTGACTGTGGCACATATCTATGAGCACCTGCCAGGCATCAGTGAGGCCGCAGCCCGGGACATGCTCAAGACCTTCCTTCTCCGCCTGACATGCCACTACCCCAGTGAGGTGGTCACTGgcctgctgagctgctcccCGACCTGTGACAG TGTTGCCGTGGCCATGTGGGAGGTGATGGTCTCCCAGTCTTTGACAGCGGAGaaggtgctgcaggagctgctctgtgtgctgcaggaGCGGCCCTTCTGCAAACCGGGCACCACCATCAAGGACCTCAGCTGCATCCTCCCTCTGACC GCAACCCGGGCACTGAACATCATCCTCCTGCAGCACACGTGCAAGCAGCAGGTGAAGGCACTCTTCCCCCGCCTCTACCTGGCgctcttcttccagctgtccTTTACCATCGTCTGTGCGCAAGAGGACATCCCTGCCTTCAGCCGTGAGGGCAAACTCATGCCTCACAGGCCTGTCAG GGTGGTGGTGCAAGCCATGCAGGCGTTGTTGTGCTGCAGCGGCTATAGGGAGCAGGTCACTGCCATGCAGCAGCGAGGTGGCTGGGACATGATCAGCCAGCCTGAGACTCACCTCACGGGGGTGACCTTGCTGGCCAG GCAGATGCAGGGCAACCCCCTGGAGGAGCGTACTGAGGTCTTCCTGAACCTGAGCGTGGCCCTGAGGGGCAAGGACAGGTGCCAGGAGATCCCTTCTATGGCCTTCTTCATCGAG ctgctgcagtgccctGATCTGTGCGCGGCAGATGACGAGGTGGCACTGAGcctctgccaggagcagctgggcaaCGAGCGCCGAGTCATGCGCTGGCTGGCGCTCCgcggcctcctcttcctctctgagaGACCCGCCACA GCAAGGAAGATGCAGAAGCTGATCCCGGACATGGTGAAGCAGCTGCAGGACGCTGACGGGGAGACAGATGCCAAAGCGCTGGTGGTGCTGAGTAACGTGCTGCACCACATCACCCCATCGCAAAGCAGCCGGTTAGCTGTGCACCTGGCCCATGACCTTCTGTCCCTCTTCTCCAGT GAGGTCAGAGCGGTGCGGGAGCTGGCCATGCAGCTCTTTGGGGAGCTGCTGAGCCGGGCAGCAGGCAGCGAGAGGCAGCAGATGAAGCAGGTGGCACGCCAGGGACTGCTGCCCCTCTTCCTGCATCTGAGTGACCCACACCCCGGGGTGGCACAG GCGGCCCAGGCAGTCCTCGTGGACGCTGCAAAGCTCCTACGCTGGAAGCAGCTCCGGAAGCTGGCCGAGAGAGCACAGATCTGGGGTATTGGCGAGTACCTG GTGCGGAATGCCGGGCCAGTAGCCAGCGAGTATGTGAGCTGCAGCTGCCGGTACCTGGAGGATCCCCGGATGCCCCTGCGGGAGCAGGCGGCATACTTCCTCG TACTTCAGCGCTTGGAGAATGACAGCAGCCCCACAGTCCGCTTCCTGGCAAC CTTTCAGCTGGTAGTGGAAGGCAAACCAACGGCCAAGGCTGCCGCCAGCAGCTCCCTGCGGGAGAAGGCAGCCAAAGGAGAGCTGCGGAGAAGTAAAG AGCGGCATCCGGTCAAGCTCCTGCAGAGTCGCGAGGAGCTTCCTCTCCCCATGCTGTCAGGCTCAGGGGCAGCCCCGAAgcaggaagagacagagaagacGACTGCTGCCAG TTTGCTCCCACCATGTCCAGGCAGCTCCCCCAGGACAAAGGAGGCCAGTAAGAAGAAACCAACACCTCCAGGCACGTCCACAGCTGCACTCGCTGCACTCGCTGCTCCCGAGGGCTCGAGAAGGCTAGTGCACACGACGAAGGAGGCCAGCAAGCAGAAATCAATGCCTCCAGCCAGGTCCACAGCTGTGCTCGCTGTTCCCGAGGGCTGCAGGAGACTCTTGCAG GAAACGTGGAGGCTGTCTGCACAGTgggagcaaaagcagagcctggGCTCCTTGTACAGGGAGCGACACAAACAAGCACAGGCAGAATGGGCTGCCTGGAAAGCCTGCCTTGCAGGGGAGGAGCGAGAGCCGGCCCAG CCCACACAGTCTGTCCTTCCTTGGCAGAGCGCTGCCACCGAGACACGTTGCAGTGCAGGCTGGATCCCTGTTCAGGCCAAGCTCTTGGCCCCACCCAATCAGCCACATGCTGACTAA